The following proteins are encoded in a genomic region of Lutra lutra chromosome 16, mLutLut1.2, whole genome shotgun sequence:
- the LOC125088007 gene encoding programmed cell death protein 2-like, which produces MAAARAAELGFVEAAPAWRLRSEQFPSKVGGRPAWLGAAGLPGPEELACALCGRPLVFLLQLYAPLPGRADAFHRGLFLFCCRAPPCCAGLRVFRNQLPRKNDFYSYEPPSEDPPAETRECVRLQLQSGAHLCRVCGCSGPKTCSRCHKAHYCSREHQTLDWRSGHKQACTQSDYLDTTIPDHNFLFPEFEIVIETEDEITPEVVEKENESEIMGSMGEALEEELDSMAKHESKEDKIFQKFKTKIALEPEQVLRYGRGTAPIWISGENIPQEKDIPNCPCGAKRIFEFQVMPQLLNHLKADRLGRSVDWGVLAVFTCAKNCSLGTGYTEEFVWKQDITNTP; this is translated from the coding sequence ATGGCGGCCGCCCGTGCGGCTGAACTGGGCTTCGTGGAGGCGGCGCCGGCGTGGCGGCTGCGCAGCGAGCAGTTCCCAAGCAAGGTGGGCGGGCGGCCGGCGTGGCTGGGGGCGGCCGGGCTGCCGGGGCCCGAGGAGCTGGCCTGCGCGCTGTGCGGCCGCCCGCTGGTCTTCCTGCTGCAGCTGTACGCGCCGCTGCCCGGCCGCGCCGACGCCTTCCACCGcggcctcttcctcttctgctgcCGGGCGCCGCCGTGCTGCGCGGGCCTGCGCGTTTTCAGGAATCAGCTACCCAGGAAAAACGACTTTTACTCCTACGAGCCGCCTTCCGAGGACCCTCCTGCAGAGACGCGCGAGTGCGTGCGCCTCCAGCTCCAGTCTGGTGCTCATCTCTGCAGGGTTTGCGGCTGTTCAGGCCCCAAAACGTGCTCCAGATGCCACAAGGCACATTACTGCAGCAGGGAGCACCAGACTCTGGACTGGAGATCCGGGCATAAGCAGGCTTGTACACAGTCCGATTATTTGGACACAACAATTCCAGACCACAACTTCCTTTTTCCAGAATTTGAAATTGTAATAGAAACAGAAGATGAGATTACACCTGAagtagttgaaaaagaaaatgaatcagaaatcaTGGGGAGCATGGGTGAAGCACTTGAGGAGGAATTGGATTCCATGGCAAAACATGAATCCAAGGAAGATAAAATTTTCCAGAAGTTTAAAACTAAAATAGCCCTTGAGCCAGAACAGGTTCTCAGGTACGGCAGAGGGACTGCACCCATCTGGATCTCTGGTGAAAATATCCCTCAAGAAAAGGATATTCCAAATTGCCCCTGTGGTGCCAAGAGAATATTTGAATTCCAGGTCATGCCCCAGCTGCTCAACCACCTGAAGGCCGACAGACTGGGCAGGAGTGTTGACTGGGGTGTCCTGGCTGTCTTCACCTGTGCTAAAAACTGTAGCCTGGGGACTGGCTACACAGAGGAATTTGTTTGGAAGCAAGATATAACAAATACACCCTAA